One Oryza sativa Japonica Group chromosome 8, ASM3414082v1 DNA window includes the following coding sequences:
- the LOC4345657 gene encoding malate dehydrogenase, chloroplastic, translated as MASAVTISSVGAQAGMISKPRNHGFTSYSGLKAASSVSFESGSSFLGRNASLRASVAPRIVPKAKSGSQISPEASYKVAVLGAAGGIGQPLGLLIKMSPLVSELHLYDIANVKGVAADLSHCNTPSQVLDFTGPSELANCLKGVDVVVIPAGVPRKPGMTRDDLFNINASIVKSLVEAVADNCPEAFIHIISNPVNSTVPIAAEVLKQKGVYNPKKLFGVTTLDVVRANTFVAQKKNLKLIDVDVPVVGGHAGITILPLLSKTMPSVTFTDEETEQLTKRIQNAGTEVVEAKAGAGSATLSMAYAAARFVESSLRALAGDPDVYECTFVQSELTELPFFASRVKLGKNGVESIISADLEGVTEYEAKALEALKSELKASIEKGIEFVHKQQTAAASV; from the coding sequence ATGGCATCAGCTGTTACCATCAGTTCGGTTGGCGCTCAGGCTGGCATGATCTCAAAGCCAAGGAATCATGGCTTCACAAGCTACAGTGGCCTGAAGGCAGCATCATCCGTTAGCTTTGAATCAGGGTCGTCATTCCTGGGTAGGAATGCATCTCTCCGGGCATCTGTTGCTCCAAGGATTGTACCAAAGGCGAAGTCTGGTTCTCAAATTTCTCCTGAGGCTTCGTACAAAGTGGCAGTGCTCGGTGCTGCTGGTGGTATTGGCCAACCATTGGGCCTTTTGATTAAGATGTCTCCTCTGGTCTCAGAGCTGCATCTGTATGATATTGCAAATGTTAAGGGAGTTGCTGCTGATCTCAGCCACTGCAACACACCTTCTCAAGTTCTGGACTTCACTGGGCCCTCGGAACTAGCCAACTGCTTGAAAGGTGTGGACGTTGTTGTCATCCCTGCTGGGGTCCCAAGGAAGCCAGGCATGACTCGCGATGACCTTTTTAACATCAATGCGAGCATTGTCAAGTCGCTTGTTGAGGCTGTTGCAGACAATTGTCCAGAGGCCTTCATCCATATTATCAGCAACCCAGTAAACTCCACGGTGCCAATTGCTGCCGAGGTTCTGAAACAAAAGGGTGTGTACAATCCCAAGAAGCTCTTTGGAGTTACCACCCTAGATGTTGTTAGAGCTAACACATTTGTAGCTCAGAAGAAGAACCTCAAGCTCATCGATGTTGATGTTCCAGTTGTCGGTGGTCATGCTGGGATCACAATTCTACCACTGCTGTCAAAGACCATGCCATCTGTCACCTTCACAGATGAAGAAACTGAACAGCTGACAAAGAGGATACAGAATGCTGGAACAGAGGTGGTGGAGGCGAAAGCTGGTGCTGGCTCCGCTACCCTCTCCATGGCCTACGCTGCTGCCAGATTCGTCGAGTCATCTCTGCGTGCACTTGCTGGCGACCCTGATGTTTATGAGTGCACATTCGTTCAGTCTGAGTTAACCGAGCTGCCGTTCTTTGCATCCAGAGTTAAGCTTGGAAAGAACGGTGTCGAGTCCATCATTTCTGCTGACCTTGAGGGAGTGACCGAGTACGAGGCCAAGGCACTTGAGGCATTGAAGTCTGAGTTGAAGGCCAGTATCGAGAAGGGCATCGAGTTCGTCCACAAACAGCAGACAGCAGCGGCATCTGTTTGA
- the LOC4345655 gene encoding pentatricopeptide repeat-containing protein At3g47530, with product MASHLTRALLSSPPSSAAAAATASAAAALLSSTSPLPAARFLQLHAHLLRTGLLLLPLAPTAASAFLSLAAASLPSHRALPVLLHHLALAPETLPSTFRLNAILRSLRGPDALRFLRRARALGRRGNAFSLSIVLGHCRALAHARQLHANVVAEGHSPDALLATSLVSSYAACGDGDSARKVFDEMPVRDTIAWNVLITCYTRNRRTKDALKLFDAMRGGENGAEPDDVTCILLLQACTSLGALDFGEKVWEYAVDHGYGGELKVRNSLITMYTKCGCVDKAYQVFCETPKKSVVTWSAMISGLASNGFGKDAISAFEEMGRSGVAPDEQTFTGVLSACSHSGLVDEGFKFFDIMCYEYQLKPNVHHYGCMVDLMGRAGLLDQAYELVVKDMRVAPDATIWRTLLGACRIHGHIDLGERVINHLIELKAQQAGDYVLLLNTYAAVEDWGKVAEVRKLMKEKGIQTTPGCTTVELNGEIHEFIAADASHPRKAEIYEKLDEINKHLRIAGYVPNVSSELHDLDSEGKECALAYHSEKLAIAFALLVTPQHRPIRLAKNLRVCVDCHNFTKVFSGVYHRLVIVRDRTRFHHFKEFQCSCNDYW from the coding sequence ATGGCATCGCATCTCACGcgcgccctcctctcctccccgccgtcctccgccgccgccgccgccaccgcctctgccgccgccgcgctcctatCCTCCACGTCGCCGCTCCCCGCGGCGCGCTTCCTCCAGCTCCACGCGCACCTCCTCCGCacgggcctcctcctcctcccactcgcCCCGACCGCGGCCTCCGccttcctctccctcgccgccgcctccctcccgtcGCACCGGGCGCTGCcggtcctcctccaccacctcgccCTCGCCCCGGAGACCCTCCCCTCCACATTTCGCCTCAACGCCATCCTCCGCTCCCTCCGCGGCCCCGACGCGCTCCgcttcctccgccgcgcccgcgcgctcgGCCGCCGCGGGAACGCCTTCTCCCTGTCCATCGTCCTCGGCCACTGCCGCGCCCTCGCCCACGCGCGCCAGCTTCACGCCAACGTCGTCGCCGAGGGGCACTCCCCGGACGCCCTCCTGGCCACCTCGCTGGTGAGTTCCTATGCTGCCTGCGGCGACGGGGACAGCGCTcgcaaggtgttcgatgaaatgccggTCAGGGACACTATCGCGTGGAACGTTCTCATCACTTGTTATACCAGGAACCGGCGGACGAAGGATGCTCTCAAGCTTTTCGATGCGATGAGGGGTGGGGAGAATGGGGCAGAACCAGACGATGTCACCTGCATTCTCCTTCTCCAAGCGTGCACGAGCTTGGGTGCGCTCGATTTCGGGGAGAAGGTCTGGGAGTATGCGGTGGATCATGGATATGGGGGTGAGTTGAAGGTGCGTAACTCGTTGATTACAATGTACACAAAGTGCGGCTGTGTGGACAAGGCATACCAGGTGTTTTGTGAGACTCCTAAGAAGAGTGTGGTCACATGGAGTGCAATGATCTCGGGTTTGGCATCTAATGGTTTTGGGAAGGATGCTATATCTGCATTTGAGGAGATGGGTAGATCAGGCGTTGCTCCTGATGAACAGACATTTACTGGTGTGCTCTCAGCGTGTAGTCATAGCGGGCTGGTTGATGAGGGGTTCAAGTTTTTTGATATTATGTGTTACGAATATCAGTTAAAGCCGAATGTTCATCATTATGGATGCATGGTAGACCTCATGGGCCGTGCTGGCTTGCTTGATCAGGCATATGAACTGGTGGTAAAAGACATGAGGGTAGCACCAGATGCAACGATTTGGCGAACCCTTCTTGGTGCATGCAGAATTCATGGACATATTGACCTTGGAGAGCGTGTAATCAACCATCTAATTGAACTGAAAGCGCAACAAGCTGGGGATTATGTTCTATTGCTTAATACTTATGCAGCAGTTGAAGATTGGGGAAAGGTAGCAGAGGTCAGGAAGTTGATGAAGGAGAAAGGGATCCAAACTACTCCTGGCTGCACGACAGTAGAACTGAACGGCGAGATCCATGAATTTATTGCAGCTGATGCTTCACATCCAAGAAAGGCAGAGATTTATGAAAAGCTTGATGAGATAAACAAACATCTTAGAATAGCTGGTTATGTTCCTAACGTGTCGTCGGAGTTGCATGATTTGGATTCTGAGGGGAAGGAATGCGCCCTCGCATATCACAGTGAAAAGCTAGCAATTGCTTTTGCTCTTCTTGTGACACCACAGCATAGACCAATAAGGCTTGCTAAGAATCTTCGTGTTTGTGTAGACTGCCACAATTTCACAAAGGTATTCTCTGGTGTATATCATCGCTTAGTGATTGTCAGAGACAGAACCCGATTCCATCATTTCAAGGAATTCCAGTGTTCGTGTAATGATTATTGGTAG
- the LOC4345656 gene encoding extracellular ribonuclease LE, translating into MAAAARATARVGLALLLAVVGVGAQDYDFFFLVLQWPGSYCDTKQSCCYPRSGKPAADFGIHGLWPNRDDGSYPQNCDPDSEFDPSKVSDLLGSMRSEWPTLACPSNDGIRFWAHEWEKHGTCAAAALGDEHGYFEAALRLRSRLPVLAALRDGGVSPDGGYYTLSQIKGAIQRGVGAEPFVECNRDESGNSQLYQLYFCVDAAGERFVDCPASPGGRPCGNRIEFPAF; encoded by the exons atggcggcggcggcgagggcaacggcgcgggtcgggcTTGCGCTGCTGCTCGCGGTGGTGGGCGTCGGCGCGCAGGACTACGACTTCTTCTTCCTGGTGCTGCAGTGGCCCGGGTCGTACTGCGACACGAAGCAGAGCTGCTGCTACCCGCGCTCCGGCAAGCCGGCGGCCGACTTCGGCATCCACGGCCTCTGGCCCAACCGCGACGACGGCAGCTACCCGCAGAACTGCGACCCTGACAGCGAGTTCGACCCCTCCAAG GTGAGCGACCTGCTGGGGAGCATGCGCTCGGAGTGGCCGACGCTGGCGTGCCCGAGCAACGACGGCATCCGGTTCTGGGCGCACGAGTGGGAGAAGCACGGCacctgcgccgcggcggcgctcggcgacgAGCACGGCTACTTCGAGGCGGCGCTCCGCCTCCGGTCGCGGCTGCCCGTGCTCGCCGCGctgcgcgacggcggcgtgtcGCCCGACGGCGGCTACTACACGCTGTCCCAGATCAAGGGCGCCATCcagcgcggcgtcggcgccgagcCGTTCGTGGAGTGCAACCGCGACGAGTCCGGCAACAGCCAGCTGTACCAGCTCTACTTCTGcgtggacgccgccggcgagcgcttCGTCGACTGCCCCGCCTCCCCCGGCGGCCGCCCCTGCGGCAATCGGATCGAGTTCCCGGCGTTCTAG